Proteins encoded by one window of Armatimonadota bacterium:
- a CDS encoding fructosamine kinase family protein has translation MLGLVVTAVQPVHGGMINESAILHTNIGTIFGKWRSRAAPGFFAAEAHGLEILRRADAFRTPAVIAFRDSEQGAEPAFLLLEAIRPHERQTARPAEVGERLARLHRFTASDFGLERDNFIGLMPQQNGRMVAWAGFYAQRRLAPQIALARQSRALTPDLERDVIRVTEALPELLADVDEPPSLLHGDLWSGNLLTGESGEPVLVDPAVSYSHRELELAYMQLFPGFEPELFAAYEAAWPLSPGYRRRRAVYQIYPLLNHLNHFGAQYLAPLQAACRLAVAPLSLAPEA, from the coding sequence TTGCTTGGACTTGTGGTCACCGCGGTTCAGCCTGTTCACGGCGGCATGATCAACGAGAGCGCCATACTTCACACCAACATCGGCACGATCTTCGGCAAATGGCGCAGCCGCGCGGCGCCAGGCTTTTTTGCTGCCGAGGCCCACGGTCTGGAGATTCTCCGGCGCGCGGACGCCTTTCGGACTCCAGCGGTAATTGCATTCCGCGACTCCGAACAAGGCGCCGAACCGGCGTTCCTACTGCTTGAGGCCATCCGGCCGCATGAGCGGCAAACGGCCCGGCCGGCCGAAGTTGGTGAACGGCTGGCGCGCCTCCACCGCTTCACCGCAAGCGATTTCGGCCTGGAGCGCGACAACTTCATTGGGCTGATGCCGCAACAAAACGGCAGAATGGTGGCCTGGGCTGGGTTCTATGCACAGCGACGCCTTGCGCCGCAGATCGCATTGGCGCGGCAGAGTAGGGCGCTCACGCCGGATTTGGAGCGAGACGTGATTAGGGTAACGGAGGCGCTTCCAGAGCTGCTGGCGGACGTGGATGAGCCACCATCGCTGCTGCACGGCGACTTGTGGAGCGGCAACCTGCTCACCGGCGAAAGTGGGGAGCCTGTGTTGGTGGATCCAGCCGTTAGCTACAGTCACCGTGAACTGGAGCTGGCGTATATGCAACTTTTTCCGGGTTTCGAGCCGGAACTGTTTGCGGCGTACGAGGCGGCCTGGCCATTGTCACCCGGATACCGGCGCCGTCGCGCCGTTTACCAGATCTATCCGCTGCTAAACCACCTCAACCATTTTGGAGCGCAGTATCTGGCGCCGCTTCAGGCTGCGTGTCGGCTTGCAGTGGCGCCGTTGTCGCTGGCGCCTGAAGCGTGA
- a CDS encoding low molecular weight phosphotyrosine protein phosphatase, whose translation MTGSSDEGPTALGVSVCFVCYGNICRSPMAQALFEDRVRRAGLDSRISADSAGTSREHLGEQPHIGTRLQLQRMGIRFHHTARPLLPRDGQIYAHLLALDSAILAQIRSTGLSQARLLMEYAPDARVLDVPDPWYTGDFQETACLVGPAVEGLLSAIRREHGW comes from the coding sequence GTGACCGGTAGCAGCGATGAAGGGCCGACGGCACTCGGAGTATCGGTATGCTTCGTCTGCTATGGTAACATCTGCCGCTCGCCCATGGCTCAGGCGCTGTTTGAGGACCGCGTGAGGCGCGCCGGTCTGGATTCGCGGATCTCTGCGGACTCTGCGGGAACCAGCCGCGAGCATCTGGGTGAGCAGCCACATATCGGCACACGGCTGCAGCTGCAGAGGATGGGGATCCGGTTCCACCACACCGCGCGTCCGCTGCTGCCGAGGGATGGGCAGATCTATGCGCATCTGCTCGCCCTGGACAGCGCAATACTGGCACAGATAAGGTCCACCGGCCTGAGCCAGGCGCGACTGCTCATGGAATATGCGCCCGATGCTCGCGTACTGGATGTGCCGGACCCGTGGTATACCGGTGACTTCCAGGAGACGGCTTGTCTCGTTGGCCCGGCTGTGGAGGGCCTGTTGAGCGCTATTCGGCGCGAACACGGTTGGTAG
- a CDS encoding response regulator, translating into MRSTILIVDDDPDIRTGVAVRMRAAGYDAVTAPDAVAGVGLFQKFAPALVLLDINLPGGDGFLVMQRIRELGSNTPVIVLSARDPELAEERALAAGAAAFFQKPADNSELLELISRLAPRVNNDATTPKYRVLVVDDDPDIRSAMQVRLRGAGFSTAAASDGLTAITVWQRDHPDVILLDIGLPGGDGYSVMQRLNDLGSRTPIVILSARDPAAHADRAFRLGAFAYLQKPPDNGELFDTLYRAAREAAPDGIGLRIA; encoded by the coding sequence ATGAGATCCACGATTCTGATTGTTGACGACGACCCCGATATTCGAACGGGAGTCGCGGTGCGAATGCGTGCGGCCGGGTACGACGCCGTGACGGCGCCGGATGCGGTGGCGGGTGTTGGTCTCTTTCAAAAGTTTGCGCCTGCTTTGGTGCTTCTCGATATCAACCTACCTGGTGGCGATGGGTTCCTTGTGATGCAGCGCATACGGGAGCTCGGCAGCAATACTCCGGTCATCGTGCTCAGCGCGCGCGACCCGGAGCTGGCGGAAGAGCGTGCGCTCGCTGCCGGGGCTGCCGCGTTTTTCCAGAAGCCGGCAGACAATAGCGAGCTGTTGGAGTTGATATCGCGCCTGGCGCCACGGGTAAACAACGACGCAACGACTCCCAAATACCGGGTGCTGGTGGTGGATGACGATCCCGATATCCGGAGCGCCATGCAGGTGCGCCTGCGCGGCGCCGGCTTCAGCACGGCCGCCGCCTCCGACGGGTTGACCGCAATAACCGTCTGGCAGCGCGATCACCCGGATGTCATTCTGCTGGATATCGGTCTGCCGGGCGGCGACGGCTACAGCGTGATGCAGAGGCTGAACGATCTCGGATCGCGAACACCGATCGTTATACTGTCGGCCCGAGACCCCGCAGCGCATGCCGATCGTGCCTTTCGGCTCGGCGCGTTCGCGTACCTCCAGAAGCCGCCGGACAACGGCGAACTGTTCGACACTCTCTATCGGGCAGCGCGCGAGGCAGCTCCCGACGGCATCGGGCTGCGCATTGCTTAA